From the genome of Elusimicrobiaceae bacterium, one region includes:
- the atpC gene encoding ATP synthase F1 subunit epsilon, with translation MPKTFTLNLITPQKQLLKDLPIQSVVLPTLSGEMGVLPGHIPMVVQLGFGSLRYKENDTENEFAVLGGFAEIMREEVNIFAEGADLVDEIDEEEEKQKIKRAKESLSRKDADIDFELAELEIKQALARMKVKHRHLG, from the coding sequence ATGCCCAAAACCTTTACGCTTAATTTAATTACTCCGCAAAAACAGTTGCTCAAGGACTTGCCGATACAGTCTGTTGTATTGCCTACTTTATCGGGAGAAATGGGAGTATTGCCGGGGCATATTCCCATGGTGGTGCAACTGGGATTTGGTTCTTTGCGTTACAAAGAAAACGATACGGAAAACGAATTTGCCGTCTTGGGCGGCTTTGCGGAAATTATGCGTGAAGAAGTTAATATATTTGCGGAAGGGGCCGATTTGGTAGACGAGATAGATGAGGAAGAAGAAAAACAAAAAATCAAACGTGCCAAAGAATCTCTTTCCCGCAAAGATGCGGATATTGATTTTGAATTGGCGGAGTTGGAAATCAAACAGGCTTTGGCCCGTATGAAAGTAAAACACCGTCACTTAGGTTAA
- the atpG gene encoding ATP synthase F1 subunit gamma, which yields MESLRDIRQNIKAIRSTQQIMQTMKMISSARIRKAQQAMEQARPFAKKMLEMVGDLKQEVLALPEQEDVKESWASRLLVNKTADPNRLGLIVITGDKGLAGSFNAVILRAAVAFLKEHQEQDVFVFCIGKKGKDFISRFRRENIHIVYSSVGIFPKVTYAHAELLGEAVLKEYFEQNLSSVTLLYNDFKSMGSQQLVQSTMLPFAAWPMVQEKEDQTEFLFEPSIKEIFHALVPRLIKANMYRILLESQAANLAATMNAMDAASKNAGELAEALGVKLNKVRQAGITNEILDIVNGAEALNG from the coding sequence ATGGAATCGTTGCGCGATATACGCCAAAATATCAAGGCCATTCGCTCTACCCAGCAAATCATGCAAACCATGAAGATGATTTCCAGCGCGCGCATTCGTAAAGCGCAACAAGCGATGGAACAGGCTCGTCCGTTTGCTAAAAAAATGCTGGAGATGGTGGGGGATTTGAAACAAGAAGTACTGGCGTTACCGGAGCAGGAAGACGTGAAAGAGAGTTGGGCTTCTCGTTTGTTAGTCAACAAAACCGCAGATCCCAACAGATTGGGCTTAATCGTTATTACCGGTGACAAAGGACTGGCAGGTTCTTTTAACGCGGTGATTTTACGCGCGGCGGTTGCCTTCTTAAAAGAACATCAAGAACAAGATGTTTTTGTGTTTTGTATCGGTAAAAAAGGCAAAGATTTTATCAGTCGTTTCCGACGGGAAAATATCCATATTGTCTATAGTAGCGTAGGGATTTTTCCAAAGGTTACTTATGCCCATGCGGAGTTATTGGGAGAGGCTGTTTTGAAAGAGTATTTTGAACAGAATTTGTCTTCCGTAACTTTGCTGTACAATGATTTCAAATCGATGGGAAGCCAACAGCTGGTGCAGTCAACGATGTTGCCTTTTGCTGCTTGGCCGATGGTACAGGAAAAAGAGGATCAAACGGAATTTTTATTTGAGCCCAGTATTAAGGAAATATTCCACGCATTAGTTCCTCGCCTGATAAAAGCAAATATGTATCGTATCTTGCTGGAGAGCCAAGCTGCCAACTTGGCGGCCACCATGAATGCCATGGACGCGGCCAGCAAGAACGCCGGAGAATTGGCCGAAGCGTTGGGTGTAAAACTCAACAAAGTACGTCAAGCCGGCATTACCAATGAAATTTTGGACATCGTGAACGGGGCCGAAGCCTTGAACGGTTAA
- the rfaD gene encoding ADP-glyceromanno-heptose 6-epimerase, producing MDKKKYLVTGGAGFIGSNIAKTLEAQGHEVTVVDDFKHNGHFKNLIGFKGDVYGINLFEELPEPDYYDGIFHEAAITDTTVMDQLEMMRQNVEAFRNILNYAAENEIRKVVYASSAATYGNGAVPMKETQPTHPENVYGFSKVIDDNLARKFSQDHQDMKIIGLRYFNVFGPGEYYKGKMASMVYQLYKQMKEGKRPRVFKNGEQMRDFVYVKDIVKANLCAMKNGKETCVLNAATGIARSYNDIINCLNHELGTNLEPEYIDNPYPFFQNKTEADMSLAKEKTGYTPDFTLEAAIADYVAILEGKKEN from the coding sequence ATGGATAAGAAAAAATATTTAGTAACCGGCGGTGCTGGCTTTATCGGCAGTAATATTGCCAAAACTTTGGAGGCACAAGGCCACGAAGTAACCGTAGTGGACGATTTTAAGCACAATGGCCATTTCAAAAATTTAATTGGTTTTAAGGGCGATGTGTACGGAATTAATTTGTTTGAAGAATTGCCGGAGCCGGATTATTATGACGGTATTTTCCACGAGGCAGCTATTACCGATACTACCGTGATGGACCAACTCGAAATGATGCGCCAGAATGTAGAGGCATTTCGCAATATTTTGAATTATGCGGCTGAAAATGAAATCCGCAAAGTAGTTTATGCTTCCTCTGCCGCCACCTATGGTAACGGAGCGGTGCCGATGAAAGAAACGCAACCGACCCATCCGGAAAATGTGTATGGTTTTTCGAAAGTCATTGATGATAATTTGGCACGCAAATTTTCGCAAGACCACCAAGATATGAAGATCATCGGTTTGCGTTATTTTAATGTGTTTGGCCCGGGGGAATATTACAAGGGCAAAATGGCCAGCATGGTGTATCAGTTGTATAAACAAATGAAAGAAGGCAAACGCCCGCGCGTGTTTAAAAACGGCGAACAAATGCGTGATTTTGTGTACGTAAAAGATATTGTCAAAGCCAATTTATGCGCCATGAAAAACGGCAAAGAAACTTGTGTACTCAATGCTGCCACGGGGATTGCCCGCAGTTATAATGACATTATTAATTGCTTAAATCATGAACTGGGTACGAATTTGGAACCGGAATATATCGATAATCCGTATCCGTTCTTCCAAAACAAAACAGAAGCCGATATGAGTCTTGCCAAAGAGAAAACAGGCTATACGCCCGACTTTACTCTAGAAGCAGCCATCGCAGATTATGTGGCTATTTTGGAAGGTAAAAAAGAAAATTAA
- the atpA gene encoding F0F1 ATP synthase subunit alpha — protein sequence MAIRPEEITNIIEEKIKNFDTRADLSEVGTVIQVGDGIARVYGLKEVKASELVDFGHGIKGMAMNLEYDNVGCVLMGPDDQVQEGATVKRTGEVISIPVGEQIIGRVVDPLGRPLDGKGEIPSEKNMPLDIVAPGIVERQPVKQPLQTGLKAVDALVPIGKGQRELIIGDRQTGKTAIAIDAIINQKNLPKEQRCLCIYVAVGQKNSTVAQVVKTLQDFGAMEYTTVVAATAADPASLLYIAPYAGCAIGEYFMWKGKDVLIVYDDLSKHAQAYRQMSLLLRRPPGREAYPGDVFYLHSRLLERACKLSQENGGGSLTALPIIETQANDVSAYIPTNVISITDGQIYLESSLFLSGTKPAINVGLSVSRVGGSAQRKTMRKVAGTLRVDMSQYQELAGFAQFGSELDKESQRQIERGKRMSELLKQDQYQPMRLSQQILVLYAGVHGYTDSVAVENVRAYEKQLLAWADAQQKELMDALDTASELTDDLTVQIDDALTKFQEIFKGNK from the coding sequence ATGGCGATAAGACCGGAAGAAATAACCAATATTATTGAAGAAAAAATAAAAAATTTTGATACACGGGCAGATCTGAGTGAAGTAGGTACTGTCATTCAGGTGGGTGACGGTATTGCGCGTGTGTACGGGCTCAAAGAGGTGAAAGCATCTGAGCTGGTGGATTTTGGCCACGGCATTAAAGGCATGGCCATGAACCTGGAATATGATAACGTCGGCTGCGTATTAATGGGGCCGGACGATCAGGTACAAGAGGGTGCTACCGTGAAACGCACCGGGGAAGTTATCAGCATCCCGGTAGGCGAACAAATCATCGGACGGGTAGTAGATCCGTTAGGGCGTCCGTTAGACGGTAAAGGAGAAATCCCGTCAGAAAAAAATATGCCGCTGGATATTGTTGCTCCGGGTATCGTAGAGCGCCAACCGGTAAAACAACCTTTGCAAACCGGCTTGAAGGCGGTAGATGCCTTGGTGCCTATTGGTAAAGGACAGCGCGAACTAATCATCGGAGACCGTCAAACCGGTAAAACAGCTATTGCTATTGATGCTATTATCAACCAAAAGAATTTGCCAAAAGAGCAACGTTGTTTATGTATTTACGTTGCTGTCGGACAGAAAAACAGTACCGTTGCACAAGTGGTGAAAACCTTGCAAGATTTCGGAGCGATGGAATATACCACCGTGGTAGCTGCTACGGCGGCAGATCCGGCTTCTCTCTTATACATTGCTCCCTATGCCGGATGTGCAATCGGGGAATATTTTATGTGGAAAGGCAAAGATGTGCTGATTGTGTATGATGATTTGTCTAAACATGCACAGGCGTATCGTCAAATGTCTTTGCTGCTGCGCCGTCCTCCCGGCCGCGAAGCATACCCCGGAGACGTCTTTTATTTGCATTCCCGCCTGTTAGAACGTGCGTGCAAATTATCGCAAGAAAACGGCGGCGGCTCCTTGACGGCACTGCCTATTATTGAAACGCAGGCCAATGACGTTTCTGCCTATATTCCGACTAACGTAATTTCTATTACGGACGGACAAATTTATTTGGAAAGCAGTTTGTTTTTAAGCGGTACCAAACCGGCTATTAATGTGGGGTTATCTGTTTCCCGCGTGGGCGGTTCGGCTCAACGCAAAACCATGCGCAAAGTGGCAGGTACATTGCGCGTAGATATGTCACAATATCAAGAGCTGGCCGGGTTTGCGCAGTTTGGTTCTGAACTAGACAAAGAATCCCAACGCCAAATCGAACGCGGCAAACGCATGAGCGAACTGCTAAAGCAAGACCAATATCAACCCATGCGTCTAAGTCAGCAAATCTTGGTATTGTATGCAGGCGTGCACGGATATACCGATAGTGTGGCAGTTGAAAATGTCCGTGCATATGAAAAACAACTGTTAGCATGGGCAGACGCACAACAGAAAGAGCTCATGGACGCACTGGATACAGCAAGCGAATTGACCGATGATTTAACGGTTCAAATAGATGATGCGTTGACAAAGTTCCAAGAAATTTTCAAAGGCAATAAATAG
- the atpH gene encoding ATP synthase F1 subunit delta — protein sequence MKSTDRILARRYARALDALSPDAEQAAFVCKNLAQAAALLERAAGYMQDPSVPLKQKKEFVSEVVTERIAAQFIETLLEAKRYYLLAACVSQTQQLLDERMGVMRAHVETAFELSKAQQERVEQTLGKFTGKTIQGQFAVKPELLGGLRVRMGDTLLDGSVQGRFEKLQEELTR from the coding sequence ATGAAAAGTACAGACCGCATTTTAGCTCGTCGTTATGCCCGCGCATTGGATGCACTAAGTCCTGATGCAGAACAGGCGGCTTTCGTGTGTAAAAATTTGGCACAAGCCGCTGCGCTACTGGAGCGTGCTGCCGGTTATATGCAGGATCCGTCGGTTCCATTGAAACAGAAAAAAGAATTTGTTTCAGAGGTAGTAACGGAGCGGATAGCGGCGCAGTTTATTGAGACGTTGCTGGAGGCGAAGCGATATTATTTATTAGCGGCCTGTGTGTCGCAAACCCAGCAACTATTAGACGAGCGCATGGGTGTAATGCGGGCCCATGTGGAAACAGCCTTTGAACTAAGCAAAGCCCAACAAGAGCGGGTGGAACAGACGTTAGGAAAATTCACCGGCAAAACAATTCAAGGCCAATTTGCCGTCAAACCGGAACTTTTAGGTGGTTTGCGGGTGCGTATGGGAGATACGTTGTTAGACGGTTCTGTACAGGGACGTTTTGAAAAATTGCAAGAAGAATTAACCAGATAA
- the atpF gene encoding F0F1 ATP synthase subunit B, with the protein MDQLLNPDFGVLALTVVNFLLLVWLLHKLAWKGLIAALDRREKQIADNQTAAAQARAEAEQLKQALDEKLQHISQQAAQKIQEAVAIGNTQKEQLLAQTQEQAAHLLAQAKEQIEAEKEKALKEARTQIARTALLAAQRLTQQQLNASASEQLVEQVLNDISSRV; encoded by the coding sequence ATGGATCAATTATTAAATCCAGATTTTGGGGTTTTGGCGCTAACAGTTGTCAATTTTTTGCTACTGGTGTGGTTATTGCATAAGCTGGCATGGAAAGGCCTGATAGCGGCTTTGGATCGCCGTGAAAAGCAAATTGCGGATAATCAAACGGCGGCGGCTCAGGCACGTGCGGAAGCTGAGCAACTCAAACAAGCCCTAGATGAAAAGTTGCAACATATTTCGCAGCAAGCCGCTCAAAAAATCCAAGAAGCGGTGGCCATCGGCAACACTCAAAAAGAGCAATTATTGGCGCAAACGCAAGAACAAGCGGCGCATTTATTAGCTCAGGCAAAAGAACAGATAGAAGCGGAAAAGGAAAAAGCGTTGAAAGAGGCGCGTACCCAGATTGCCCGCACGGCATTACTGGCAGCGCAACGTTTGACGCAACAACAACTCAATGCTTCTGCTTCGGAGCAACTGGTGGAGCAAGTATTAAACGATATTAGCTCCCGCGTATAA
- the atpE gene encoding ATP synthase F0 subunit C, with product MELTALKFIAAGIGAGLTVIGAGLGLGKIGTAALEGTARQPEAGNSIRTTMIIIAALLEGAAMLGLVICLLTMVM from the coding sequence ATGGAACTTACTGCATTGAAATTTATCGCGGCCGGTATCGGAGCCGGACTAACGGTAATCGGAGCCGGATTGGGACTGGGTAAAATCGGTACTGCGGCCTTGGAAGGAACGGCCCGTCAACCGGAAGCCGGTAACAGCATCCGCACGACCATGATTATTATCGCCGCTTTGTTGGAAGGGGCCGCGATGTTGGGTCTGGTCATTTGTTTATTAACCATGGTCATGTAA
- the atpB gene encoding F0F1 ATP synthase subunit A — MEVSQTIAHHILDHDFGVMLGTIHLPLTAHTVTMFCISIILLLTGWLLSRQGKSVFARLMRTAGEEYVGFMRDGIVIPGMGVEGKTFLSYFCTLFLFILFSNLAGLIPEVKTITSNISVTGGLALCSGALIVYCGIKFHGPVGFIKTFVPGGTPWWLVPLIFPLEVISLLIRVCVLAIRLFANMLSGHMVLLSLLLIVFIIGQMSKIAGVGSAIPAMGLEIFMTFLELLVAFLQAYVFTLLTSIYVGLVIHSH; from the coding sequence ATGGAAGTATCTCAAACGATTGCGCATCATATTTTGGACCACGATTTTGGGGTCATGTTAGGTACGATTCATCTACCTTTGACGGCGCATACTGTTACCATGTTTTGCATTAGTATCATCCTTTTGCTAACGGGATGGTTGTTGTCCCGCCAGGGGAAGAGCGTGTTTGCCCGCCTAATGCGTACCGCTGGGGAAGAGTATGTGGGTTTTATGCGCGACGGTATTGTCATCCCCGGTATGGGCGTGGAAGGGAAAACCTTTTTGTCTTACTTTTGCACACTTTTCCTGTTTATTTTATTTTCTAATTTAGCCGGCTTAATTCCGGAAGTCAAAACCATTACTTCTAACATTTCGGTAACGGGAGGACTGGCCCTTTGTTCCGGCGCGTTAATTGTATATTGCGGTATTAAATTTCACGGGCCGGTCGGTTTTATTAAAACCTTTGTCCCCGGCGGGACACCGTGGTGGCTCGTGCCGCTTATTTTCCCGCTGGAAGTAATCAGCTTACTCATTCGTGTTTGCGTGTTGGCTATTCGTTTGTTTGCCAATATGCTTTCGGGGCATATGGTGTTGCTTAGCTTATTGTTAATCGTTTTTATCATCGGACAAATGAGCAAAATAGCCGGCGTCGGCTCGGCCATCCCTGCGATGGGCCTTGAGATTTTTATGACGTTTTTGGAATTGTTGGTAGCATTTTTACAGGCGTATGTATTTACGCTACTGACGTCAATTTATGTTGGACTTGTGATTCATTCGCATTAA
- a CDS encoding AtpZ/AtpI family protein codes for MRMGPFNAQDTVAITTLGLEFATAVALGTAGGFWADKHWQTTPWGILAGVLLGFALGMYIVIKEARRLATQDKRKGS; via the coding sequence ATGCGTATGGGGCCGTTTAACGCACAAGATACTGTTGCCATTACTACCCTTGGTTTAGAATTTGCCACTGCGGTGGCACTAGGCACAGCGGGCGGCTTTTGGGCCGATAAACATTGGCAGACTACTCCGTGGGGGATTTTAGCAGGAGTGCTACTGGGCTTTGCGCTGGGGATGTATATCGTCATCAAAGAAGCGCGCCGCCTAGCCACACAAGACAAACGGAAAGGATCTTAA
- a CDS encoding prepilin-type N-terminal cleavage/methylation domain-containing protein translates to MKKAFTLIELLVVVLIIGILSAIALPQYEKAVMRSRFATLKAATDALYQAEKIYFMANGTYTNDMTALDMLPSGCTLNQSKNQCSYPWGYCRAEIGTSYGRVHCENTQTLQNGYVHYFVGSFPETVCWAFTENSTDKYNQLCKTEGVYIGNGTCTKDFCRMYRM, encoded by the coding sequence ATGAAAAAAGCATTTACGCTCATTGAATTGTTAGTAGTTGTGTTAATTATCGGCATTTTGTCTGCGATTGCCTTGCCGCAGTATGAAAAGGCAGTCATGCGCAGTCGGTTTGCAACATTGAAAGCAGCTACAGACGCCTTGTATCAGGCAGAAAAAATATATTTTATGGCCAATGGAACCTATACCAACGATATGACGGCTTTAGACATGCTTCCCAGCGGTTGCACTCTAAATCAGAGTAAGAATCAGTGTTCCTATCCATGGGGATATTGCCGAGCAGAGATTGGTACGAGTTATGGTCGTGTACATTGTGAAAATACGCAAACGTTACAGAATGGATATGTACATTACTTTGTGGGAAGTTTTCCGGAGACAGTCTGTTGGGCTTTTACGGAGAATTCAACGGACAAATATAATCAATTGTGCAAAACGGAAGGGGTGTATATAGGAAATGGGACGTGTACAAAAGATTTCTGTCGGATGTATAGGATGTAA
- the gyrA gene encoding DNA gyrase subunit A: MSEELTGTVQEPQQNNVDLFGNIQQRDIAHEMRSYYIDYAMSVIVGRALPDVRDGLKPVHRRVLYSMNEMGLKYNKPYKKSARVVGDVLGKYHPHGDTAVYDTLVRLAQDFSIRQPLVDGQGNFGSIDGDSAAAMRYTECRLAKVSDELLNDLDKDTVKMIPNYDGSLMEPSVLPAKFPALLVNGSSGIAVGMATNIPTHNLGEVCDGIIAYIKNPAITVKEMMKIIKGPDFPTGAIIRGTRGIYEYFETGHGSVKVQAKTEIEERKGGREAIIVTEIPYMVNKTSLIETIVGLVRDKKITDIADIRDESDRRGMRLVIEIKRDGNAQVVLNHLYKHTQLQTSFPVNMLAIVDGRPRVLSIKDVMKCYVKHRQEVVTNRTKFDLNKAVRREHILSGLLIAIANMDEVVTIIRNSADVPTAKVALMNKFTLSEVQAQAILDMRLHQLTQLSSAAIEQEQKELLKLIAELQGILADPQKILDIIVNELAELKKNYGDPRRTEIGPDMTDFSMEDFIEKEDVVITISNDGYAKRIPLSTYKSQNRGGKGIIGSKTKEEDFMEHLFIMSSHATVLMFTNRGRVFALRAFEIPEGNRMSKGKALVNLLQLNGEEKVTSALPIEDFNPKKHEGETAFLTMCTRMGSIKRVELGEFANIRRSGIIAIGLEEGDVLISVQMTFGKSDIAIATKHGKSIRFDENEVRSMGRPAKGVRAISLAKGDEVVGMEQAPTDGEQPDVLSVCENGYGKRTAFSEYKRQHRGGMGVITIKTSERNGAVVGIKLVDESKDLMVVTEKGMTIRTRCEEIRSVGRNAQGVRLVRLEEGDKIARIAPVIKDEEETPAEA; encoded by the coding sequence ATGAGTGAAGAACTAACTGGAACGGTACAAGAACCGCAACAAAATAATGTGGATTTATTTGGCAACATCCAACAACGTGATATTGCCCATGAAATGCGTTCGTATTATATTGACTACGCGATGAGCGTAATCGTCGGGCGTGCTCTACCCGACGTACGCGACGGCTTAAAACCGGTACACCGCCGTGTATTATATTCCATGAACGAAATGGGTTTGAAATACAATAAACCCTATAAGAAATCAGCCCGTGTGGTAGGGGATGTGCTCGGTAAATATCACCCGCACGGCGATACCGCTGTATATGACACATTAGTACGTTTGGCGCAAGATTTTTCCATCCGCCAGCCGTTAGTGGACGGACAGGGAAACTTCGGTTCTATTGACGGAGATTCTGCCGCCGCCATGCGTTATACCGAATGCCGCTTGGCCAAAGTATCCGATGAGCTGCTTAACGATTTAGACAAAGATACCGTCAAAATGATTCCTAACTATGACGGCTCTTTGATGGAACCGTCCGTACTACCGGCCAAATTCCCGGCCCTTTTGGTCAACGGTTCATCCGGTATTGCCGTAGGTATGGCGACCAACATTCCGACCCACAATTTAGGGGAAGTGTGCGACGGTATTATCGCTTATATTAAAAACCCGGCCATTACCGTAAAAGAAATGATGAAAATCATCAAAGGGCCCGATTTCCCGACGGGTGCTATCATCCGCGGAACGCGCGGTATTTATGAGTATTTTGAAACCGGACACGGTAGTGTAAAAGTGCAAGCCAAGACGGAGATTGAAGAAAGAAAAGGCGGACGCGAAGCCATTATCGTTACCGAAATTCCGTACATGGTCAATAAGACCTCACTCATTGAAACCATTGTCGGTTTAGTGCGCGATAAAAAGATTACCGATATTGCCGATATTCGCGACGAGTCGGATCGCCGCGGTATGCGCTTGGTGATTGAAATTAAACGCGACGGCAATGCTCAAGTGGTGCTCAACCACCTCTATAAACATACCCAGTTGCAAACCTCTTTCCCGGTCAATATGCTGGCCATTGTGGACGGCCGCCCGCGCGTGTTGTCTATCAAAGACGTCATGAAATGCTATGTCAAACACCGCCAAGAAGTGGTTACCAACCGCACGAAATTTGATTTGAATAAAGCGGTGCGCCGCGAGCATATTTTGTCCGGGTTGCTTATTGCCATTGCCAATATGGATGAAGTAGTTACCATTATCCGCAACAGCGCTGATGTACCGACGGCCAAAGTGGCATTGATGAATAAATTTACCTTGTCGGAAGTACAAGCCCAAGCCATTTTGGATATGCGCTTACACCAACTGACACAGTTGTCCAGCGCGGCCATTGAGCAAGAGCAAAAAGAACTTTTGAAACTCATTGCCGAATTGCAAGGTATTTTGGCTGACCCGCAAAAAATCTTGGACATTATCGTCAACGAACTGGCCGAACTCAAGAAAAACTATGGAGATCCGCGCCGCACCGAAATCGGACCGGATATGACGGACTTCTCTATGGAAGATTTCATTGAGAAGGAAGATGTCGTTATTACCATTTCCAATGACGGCTATGCCAAACGCATTCCGCTCTCTACCTACAAGAGCCAAAACCGCGGCGGAAAAGGAATTATTGGCAGCAAAACAAAAGAAGAAGACTTTATGGAACATTTGTTCATTATGTCTTCTCACGCTACCGTATTAATGTTCACTAACCGCGGCCGCGTGTTTGCGTTGCGCGCCTTTGAAATTCCCGAAGGCAACCGCATGTCCAAAGGTAAAGCCTTGGTCAATTTATTGCAACTCAACGGAGAAGAAAAAGTAACCTCTGCCTTACCGATTGAAGATTTCAATCCCAAGAAACACGAAGGCGAAACGGCCTTTTTGACCATGTGCACCCGCATGGGCAGTATTAAACGTGTGGAACTGGGTGAATTTGCCAATATCCGCCGCAGCGGTATTATTGCCATCGGACTGGAAGAAGGCGACGTGCTAATTAGCGTGCAAATGACATTTGGTAAGAGTGATATTGCCATTGCTACCAAGCACGGTAAATCCATCCGCTTTGATGAAAATGAAGTGCGCTCCATGGGCCGCCCGGCCAAGGGTGTGCGTGCCATTTCGCTGGCCAAAGGCGACGAAGTGGTGGGTATGGAACAAGCCCCGACGGACGGTGAACAACCCGATGTATTGTCGGTTTGTGAAAACGGCTACGGAAAACGCACCGCGTTTAGCGAATATAAACGTCAACACCGTGGTGGTATGGGTGTGATTACCATTAAGACCAGCGAACGCAACGGTGCGGTCGTCGGTATTAAACTGGTAGACGAGAGCAAAGACTTAATGGTGGTAACGGAAAAAGGCATGACCATCCGCACCCGCTGTGAAGAAATTCGCTCCGTAGGACGCAATGCACAAGGCGTACGTTTGGTACGTTTAGAGGAAGGCGATAAGATTGCCCGTATTGCTCCGGTAATTAAAGACGAGGAAGAAACTCCGGCAGAAGCCTAA